The genomic region TGAGATATATAATTAACACTTTATCTTGCTTAACTGATTCAAAATGTTCTGCTTACCTTGGTGTTTATCAAAACGCGAAGATTTCCCGACTGTCGAAATACGACGCGGGATTCATTGTTGTCCTTGTCGTTAAGTCTCAGCATGCCGTGACCTCTCTCTTCCCAATTGGATTTTGCGAATGCAAACAGCTTGCAGTTGATCTCCACCACGTTCCGTTCGTCCTCTTCACCGGTAATAGTTTCCACTTCCTCGTACTTGCGTTTCAGTGCGCCCCTGCTTTCCTCGTACTTTCGGGCTGCTTCCTCCAAGCTTTCGCGATCCTTCGTTTCTCTGCTGTTGCCATCAGACGAATCGGAACCATCCTTACCAGGCGTACCGCCGGTAGCTGCCGGAGTGGAGTTAGTTGCGTTAGCCGAACCCGCTCCAGCGCTACCGTCTCCAGTGGCTGCAGCACCGAAGGAAAATCCGGTCGTCGGAAGAGTGTTGCCCGGACCGGAGCTGTTCAGATTTTCGCCCGTCACACGCTCATGCACATTTTGGCCAAAAACGAATCCAGAAGATGCTTCGCTGAGCGTTGATTTTTTAACGTTCGCAAACAAGTTCGATTTGGGCAGAGCGGAACTTTTCAGTTTTGCCAGGGGatcgttgttgttgctgctgctgttcgtgCCACTGTTTGCATCTTTGTTGGTGTCCGCTTTGCTACTGCCGGTCGTGGCATCGTTCGTGTCCGCTTCAGATGGGTCGTCCTCACTAAACTGGGTTTTCAGAAACGGGTTTGACGATGCCGGTGCCGTTGTTTCACTGCCGTTTTTATCCGTAGCACCGTTGCCATCCTTGTTCGCACCAATGCCACCGAAGCTAAGTTGCGAAGGTTTAAGCACACTTGGCTTAAGATTGAACACACTTCCTGgtccaccgccgccaccgccagccAACCCGGGCAACGAAGGCGAAGACGAAATACTGTTGCTCGAGGACGAGCCGCCACCGCCGAGAAAAGACGATCCTCCGAAATTGGACTGACGGATGAGGTTCGATTTGAGTGTTAAACCGGCGGGTTGCACAACACCACTCGAACCATTGCTGCTATTCGATTGGGACGATTCTTGCTCCTCGTTCAGCATGTTATCTTCTCCTGTGCATTCGATGTTTACGAtggaagaagaataaaaatacaaactaTTAGAACATTCTCTCAGCGTGATCACCGTCGTTTGCAACAACATACATTAAGAAACTAACAACAATAAGAAGAATACACATCATTCTGCAAGCCACAGCTAGATGTAGTTTAAACAAGTTCTTTCACAaccattttttatgaaaaagggCCCTGTGAGAGTAAATTTATCACATATAAATACATAACACTTACTTTCAACATTCGCCATTCAGCAATAGCGTTCCTTCCACCTAGCACTTTGCCGCGACAGAATCTTCCAGGATGTAATGCTCTGCTCAGTGAAACGACGGTCGATGATTACACTCTGCGGTTTTCGTATACTCAGAAAAAGCACTAGCCGCTAGATGGATTTtaaaaccacaccagaacaatgATAACGATGCTTGAGAATGGTTTTGCCAGCATCAACCTTCCGCACCAGTGATACGACCGCGAACACGAATGAGCAGCGCAGTGCTTTTCGATGGCTTGAATGGCAGGCAAGCAGTATGACCGGTGGCATCAACGGGAGCTATTGGTTAAAAGTACTTAGAGTATAAAAATGCTGCGAAATAATAAACCAAGCTAGTCTTGGGAGAACACAACTGTTGAGCTGTAAACGacagaaaaccaaaacagtcttcttcttcttcttcggttcAAAAAAGTCAAGCTGACAGCTGGATTATACCGACCAGTTGAACTAGCGTTGAAAATCTTGCTAATGCCGCCTGCGGTTCTTCGCACTCGTATGATgagtaaaacacttttttttgcactttttattATCCATTAAAGCATCAATGACGTTGAGTCATGTCAAGAACTGAAATTACTAATAAAGAACCATTTATTGAGCAATTGGTTGCGCTGagaaacgattttttaaaaatagttttgctACAAAATCCTACTCCAGGAATAATGTTCCAATAATAGGAGCGCATCGGAGCGCTCGTAACGTCGAAGTAACGTTACGCATTAATGATGGGAAAATCGAATCTAACTCGAATCCTCAAATCCCCATCCTAATCTATGAAATTCATGGTCCTGGTCTGACTCATTGTCACCTCGTCTGAATCAAATCAAGTTGGAATAGTATCAATCAAGTCCCAAACGAATCAAATCTGATCTCAAACGAATGAAATTT from Anopheles coustani chromosome 3, idAnoCousDA_361_x.2, whole genome shotgun sequence harbors:
- the LOC131271670 gene encoding ran-binding protein 3: MANVEREDNMLNEEQESSQSNSSNGSSGVVQPAGLTLKSNLIRQSNFGGSSFLGGGGSSSSNSISSSPSLPGLAGGGGGGPGSVFNLKPSVLKPSQLSFGGIGANKDGNGATDKNGSETTAPASSNPFLKTQFSEDDPSEADTNDATTGSSKADTNKDANSGTNSSSNNNDPLAKLKSSALPKSNLFANVKKSTLSEASSGFVFGQNVHERVTGENLNSSGPGNTLPTTGFSFGAAATGDGSAGAGSANATNSTPAATGGTPGKDGSDSSDGNSRETKDRESLEEAARKYEESRGALKRKYEEVETITGEEDERNVVEINCKLFAFAKSNWEERGHGMLRLNDKDNNESRVVFRQSGNLRVLINTKVWSGMVAQQPSQKSLRLTAIDSTGQIKVFLVMSRPEVISKLHKELSKRIEMAKQNAEQEAAKENKDDNKPALAPASNDGAEDVDDDGSTVPVPVDSSESTHGPTESDEPSLKKRHSISSPPSS